One stretch of Thermus filiformis DNA includes these proteins:
- a CDS encoding sensor domain-containing diguanylate cyclase — translation MPYGLILLIAALGLLGARLLHLQAVYGLPWLMIAVATVASVWGLWPGVGAAVLALLAFLALYLPEIQGEGWVYHALIPSLILGLSTYIAQDVGASLRRAHRRAKALARALRLQVEVLERLPSAQSRSEVLRFLPEFLAGQGEAHISLWEETESGLRRVAGYPEDLPETIPASGIVGRALREGKPVYVPDVRLEPDYIPPPGVEAQSELALPLFERGEVTLVLNLERLRPLSPEEVEGFVRLARAVSAYLDQLADRKEREVLAALARAMASGRDAAEVAQKALGLLLQALELEAGTFWMAQGARMRALATWGVEDPALLEVAARGLPYGEGLAWRVYLENRPLFTERYAELPNTVPALVGLDWRTFVAHPVPLLGAQRSRLVLVLGQREARRWRRAEKELLAAAARAVGLGMERALESERYLRINRLFQTALLADLEAAYRQVLEEAVELVPGAEAGSLLVLEEGRYAFRAAVGYDLEALARVRFSLEGMLSWYGRGLEEALKNRPRLLSVQEVPLAEVSHRTAPPEVMDTAGRVREIQANLCLPIAHRGQVVAFLNLDNLHDPLAFGEDSLAVAGLLAGPLAVLLHEVQSRRLLEEAALTNPLTGLPNRRAFERFFAEELARAQRYGHPLALLVMDLVGFKGINDRLGHQAGDQALVQVARALERERRNGDRIFRWGGDEFAALLPHTGREGARAAAQRYARAIGGLEVGGFRLGVNIGVAVYPEDGTDLDELLRRADDRMYRAKAEGIPVLADEGHP, via the coding sequence ATGCCGTACGGGCTCATCCTGCTCATCGCCGCTTTGGGGCTTCTGGGGGCCAGGCTTCTCCACCTCCAGGCGGTCTACGGCCTCCCCTGGCTGATGATCGCCGTGGCCACCGTGGCCAGCGTCTGGGGCCTCTGGCCCGGGGTGGGGGCCGCGGTCCTGGCCCTTCTGGCCTTCCTCGCCCTTTACCTCCCCGAGATCCAGGGGGAGGGCTGGGTCTACCACGCCCTCATCCCCTCCCTCATCCTGGGCCTGAGCACGTATATCGCCCAGGACGTGGGGGCCTCCTTGCGCCGGGCCCACCGGCGGGCCAAGGCCCTGGCCCGGGCCCTCCGGCTCCAGGTGGAGGTCCTGGAGCGCCTGCCGAGCGCCCAGAGCCGCTCCGAGGTCCTGCGCTTTCTTCCTGAGTTCCTGGCGGGCCAGGGGGAGGCGCACATCAGCCTCTGGGAGGAGACGGAAAGCGGCCTGAGGCGGGTTGCGGGCTACCCGGAGGACCTGCCGGAAACCATCCCGGCAAGCGGAATAGTGGGCCGGGCCCTCCGGGAGGGAAAGCCGGTCTACGTCCCGGACGTGCGCCTCGAGCCGGACTACATTCCTCCGCCCGGGGTGGAAGCGCAAAGCGAGCTGGCCCTCCCCCTGTTTGAGCGGGGGGAGGTAACCCTGGTCCTCAACCTGGAGCGCCTCCGGCCCCTGAGCCCGGAGGAGGTGGAGGGGTTCGTGCGGCTCGCCCGGGCGGTGAGCGCCTATTTGGACCAGCTTGCGGACCGCAAGGAGCGGGAGGTGCTCGCGGCTTTGGCCCGGGCCATGGCCTCGGGGCGGGATGCGGCCGAGGTGGCCCAGAAGGCCTTGGGCCTCCTCCTCCAGGCCCTGGAGCTGGAGGCGGGCACCTTTTGGATGGCCCAGGGGGCCCGGATGCGGGCCCTGGCCACCTGGGGGGTGGAAGATCCCGCCCTTTTAGAAGTAGCCGCCCGGGGCCTCCCCTACGGGGAGGGGCTCGCCTGGCGGGTCTACCTGGAAAACCGCCCCCTCTTTACCGAGCGCTACGCGGAGCTTCCGAACACGGTCCCTGCCCTGGTCGGCCTGGACTGGCGCACCTTCGTGGCCCACCCCGTCCCCCTCCTGGGGGCCCAGCGGAGCCGGCTGGTCCTGGTCCTGGGCCAGCGGGAAGCCCGGCGGTGGCGGCGGGCGGAGAAGGAGCTCCTGGCCGCGGCGGCCCGGGCGGTGGGGCTGGGGATGGAGCGGGCTTTGGAGAGCGAGCGCTACCTGCGCATCAACCGCCTCTTCCAAACCGCCCTCCTCGCGGACCTCGAGGCCGCCTACCGGCAGGTCTTGGAGGAGGCGGTGGAGCTCGTCCCGGGGGCGGAGGCGGGAAGCCTCTTGGTGCTGGAAGAGGGGCGCTACGCCTTCCGGGCGGCCGTGGGCTACGACCTGGAGGCCCTGGCCCGGGTGCGCTTCAGCCTGGAGGGCATGCTCTCCTGGTACGGCCGGGGCCTCGAGGAGGCCCTAAAGAACCGGCCCCGCCTCCTTAGCGTCCAGGAGGTCCCCCTGGCCGAGGTCAGCCACCGGACCGCCCCCCCGGAGGTCATGGACACCGCCGGCCGGGTCCGGGAGATCCAGGCCAACCTCTGCCTCCCCATCGCCCACCGGGGGCAGGTGGTGGCCTTTTTGAACCTGGACAACCTGCACGACCCCCTGGCCTTCGGCGAGGACTCCCTGGCGGTGGCCGGCCTCCTGGCGGGGCCTTTGGCCGTTCTGCTTCACGAGGTGCAAAGCCGGAGGCTCCTGGAGGAAGCCGCCCTCACCAATCCCTTGACGGGCCTACCCAACCGCCGGGCCTTTGAGCGCTTCTTCGCCGAGGAGCTGGCCCGGGCCCAGCGCTACGGCCACCCCCTGGCCCTTCTGGTCATGGACCTCGTCGGCTTCAAGGGGATCAACGACCGGCTGGGCCACCAGGCGGGGGACCAGGCCCTGGTCCAGGTGGCCCGGGCCCTGGAGCGGGAGCGTCGCAATGGGGACCGGATCTTCCGCTGGGGCGGGGACGAGTTCGCGGCCCTCCTCCCGCACACCGGCCGGGAAGGGGCAAGGGCGGCGGCCCAGCGCTACGCCCGGGCCATCGGGGGCCTCGAGGTGGGGGGCTTTCGCCTGGGGGTGAACATCGGCGTGGCCGTCTACCCGGAGGACGGGACGGATCTGGACGAGCTCCTCCGCCGGGCGGACGACCGGATGTACCGGGCCAAGGCGGAGGGGATCCCGGTTCTGGCCGACGAAGGCCACCCCTAG
- a CDS encoding ABC transporter permease — protein MPWGQLVRITWRGLFRHRTRTFLLTLVTAYVTATLLFMFGFLDGYGESLAEAYGRYIQAPVVVARAEYFQDPDPQNGLDRPVFLPYPATPRLAFFALVQTPYRSEGLEALGVDPEGEKAVSRVPFKVAQGRWLEGRGEVVLGAKLAERLDVRLGERLVLETAALLGPQALGLRVVGLLRAGVSNVDYFGLYLHLEDARTLTGVWATHLAVQAPRGQEEQVAKRLRSHLPQGLEAREVWEVMGPIKADYQASRLFYTPILALFVLLAALAVTSTTYVSVRERMREFAVTEALGLFPKGLLALVALEAALATALGFLAGLALGYALLFYTSTHNVLGGLMALSVELLPDAGLMDTLYTSVRPVYALYAFGVVVLSGLLAALFPGRLVLRMDLPRYLRGE, from the coding sequence ATGCCCTGGGGCCAGCTCGTCCGGATAACCTGGCGCGGCCTTTTCCGGCACCGGACCCGCACCTTCCTTCTGACCCTGGTGACGGCCTACGTGACGGCGACCCTTCTTTTCATGTTCGGTTTCCTGGACGGGTACGGCGAGTCATTGGCCGAGGCCTACGGCCGCTACATCCAGGCCCCGGTGGTGGTGGCCCGGGCCGAGTACTTCCAAGACCCCGACCCGCAAAACGGCCTGGACCGCCCGGTCTTTCTCCCCTACCCGGCCACGCCCCGCCTGGCCTTCTTCGCCCTGGTCCAGACCCCCTACCGGAGCGAGGGCCTCGAGGCCCTGGGGGTGGACCCCGAGGGGGAGAAGGCGGTTTCCCGGGTGCCCTTCAAGGTGGCCCAGGGCCGCTGGCTCGAGGGAAGGGGCGAGGTGGTGCTCGGGGCGAAGCTGGCCGAGAGGCTGGACGTACGGCTCGGTGAGCGGCTCGTCCTGGAGACCGCCGCCCTGCTGGGCCCCCAGGCCCTGGGCCTGAGGGTGGTGGGCCTCCTCCGGGCCGGGGTTTCCAACGTGGACTACTTCGGCCTTTACCTCCACCTGGAGGACGCCCGGACCCTGACCGGGGTTTGGGCCACCCACCTGGCGGTCCAGGCCCCCCGGGGGCAGGAGGAGCAGGTGGCCAAAAGGCTGAGAAGCCACCTCCCCCAGGGCCTCGAGGCCCGGGAGGTCTGGGAGGTCATGGGGCCGATCAAGGCCGACTACCAGGCGAGCCGCCTCTTCTACACCCCCATCCTGGCCCTCTTCGTCCTCCTCGCCGCTTTGGCCGTGACCAGCACCACCTACGTGAGCGTGCGGGAGCGGATGCGGGAGTTCGCCGTGACCGAGGCCCTGGGCCTCTTCCCGAAGGGGCTTCTGGCCCTGGTGGCCCTCGAGGCCGCCTTGGCCACCGCCTTGGGCTTCCTGGCCGGCCTCGCCCTGGGCTACGCCCTCCTCTTCTATACCTCCACCCACAACGTCCTCGGGGGGCTGATGGCGCTTTCCGTGGAGCTTCTGCCGGACGCGGGCCTGATGGACACCCTCTACACCAGCGTCCGACCCGTCTACGCCCTTTACGCCTTCGGGGTCGTGGTCCTCTCGGGCCTTCTGGCCGCCCTCTTCCCCGGGCGGCTCGTCCTCAGGATGGATCTTCCCCGGTACCTGCGGGGGGAATAG
- a CDS encoding outer membrane lipoprotein-sorting protein — protein sequence MRWVWSAFLLVFPLGSNPALAQSPEAKLSAALDRLRGPAHQATYTLKLVRPDSEKTYVLQVWTDGERALVRVVAPAQEAGQAFLHLGDDLYLYDPRLGRTLKLPPTGRGRLFLGSDVSYQDLAGRDWLESFTVREEKGVLVLLPKPEAPTPYGRVEIHLEADLPRRVVYFDQRGTPVREIRITRYQEVAQRPMAVGLEVLDLLNPGHKTLLSVDQVRVGAVSERCFTLAALERGC from the coding sequence ATGCGGTGGGTTTGGAGCGCGTTTCTCTTAGTGTTCCCTTTGGGAAGCAACCCGGCCCTGGCCCAGTCGCCGGAGGCCAAGCTTTCCGCCGCCCTAGACCGGCTCCGGGGCCCGGCCCACCAGGCCACCTACACCCTGAAGCTGGTCCGGCCCGACTCGGAGAAGACCTACGTGCTCCAAGTCTGGACGGACGGGGAGCGGGCCCTGGTGCGGGTGGTGGCCCCGGCCCAGGAGGCGGGCCAGGCCTTCTTGCACCTGGGCGACGACCTCTACCTCTACGACCCCCGGCTCGGCCGCACCCTCAAGCTCCCTCCCACGGGGCGGGGCAGGCTCTTCCTGGGCTCGGACGTGAGCTACCAGGACCTGGCGGGCCGGGACTGGCTGGAGAGCTTCACCGTGCGGGAAGAGAAGGGGGTCCTGGTCCTCCTGCCCAAGCCCGAGGCCCCCACCCCCTACGGCCGGGTGGAGATTCACCTCGAGGCCGACCTCCCCCGGCGGGTGGTCTACTTTGATCAGCGGGGCACCCCGGTGCGGGAGATCCGCATCACCCGGTACCAGGAGGTGGCGCAGAGGCCCATGGCGGTGGGGCTGGAGGTCCTGGACCTCCTGAACCCCGGCCACAAGACCCTCCTCTCGGTGGACCAGGTCCGGGTGGGGGCGGTCTCTGAGCGGTGCTTCACCCTGGCCGCCCTGGAAAGGGGGTGTTGA
- a CDS encoding ABC transporter permease, which yields MRALAWRNLWRASGRSLTTLAIVALVVALSVVFLSVYRGAMEALLQTFTERSGHLIVRVKGFLEKQDLMERTFPEVAPRLEGARLERVLEGSALLIAKERSRPVLLTGLEEEGLKRQARHLRAGRLPRREDEAALGLALARALRVDLGDEVVAYAPGGTGRGVAAFRVVGLLDLPETALEARTALVLLPALQDLLAPGRLSRLEFRLENPSEEALQRAKAQLQKALPGLEVLTWGEAYPVLEVVFRLYTPIMAVFVGFFFVLAGLILLNTLYLSLSERVREFGLLSALGMGQAQVVALVLWESLLLVGAGTLLGLLLGSLAHLRLAQGYSLPFGLAEQYMEFGLPQVLYGRLAPWDLAIVLGYAVGVSVLAALWPAYLAGRLEPVRAMRYVP from the coding sequence ATGCGGGCTTTGGCCTGGCGGAACCTCTGGCGGGCCTCGGGGCGGAGCCTCACCACCTTGGCCATCGTGGCCCTGGTGGTGGCCCTCTCCGTGGTCTTCCTCTCCGTCTACCGGGGGGCGATGGAGGCCCTGCTCCAGACCTTCACCGAGCGCTCGGGCCATCTCATCGTCCGGGTGAAGGGCTTTTTGGAGAAGCAGGACCTGATGGAGCGCACCTTTCCCGAGGTGGCGCCCCGCCTCGAGGGGGCGCGGCTGGAAAGGGTTTTGGAGGGGAGCGCCCTCCTCATCGCCAAGGAGCGGAGCCGGCCCGTCCTCCTCACTGGCCTGGAGGAGGAGGGGCTAAAGCGCCAGGCCCGCCACCTCCGGGCGGGGCGGCTCCCCAGGCGGGAGGACGAGGCCGCTTTGGGCCTGGCCCTGGCCCGGGCCCTGCGGGTGGACCTGGGGGACGAGGTGGTGGCCTACGCCCCCGGCGGGACGGGCCGGGGAGTGGCGGCCTTCCGGGTGGTGGGGCTTTTGGACCTGCCCGAGACCGCCCTCGAGGCCCGCACCGCCCTCGTCCTCCTACCCGCTTTGCAGGACCTGCTCGCCCCGGGCCGGCTCAGCCGCCTGGAGTTCCGCCTGGAAAACCCGAGCGAGGAGGCCCTCCAAAGGGCCAAGGCCCAGCTCCAAAAGGCCCTGCCGGGGTTGGAGGTCCTCACCTGGGGCGAGGCCTACCCGGTCCTGGAGGTGGTCTTTCGCCTCTACACTCCCATCATGGCCGTCTTCGTGGGCTTCTTCTTCGTCCTGGCCGGCCTCATCCTCCTCAACACCCTCTACCTGAGCCTCTCGGAGCGCGTCCGGGAGTTCGGCCTTTTGTCCGCCCTGGGGATGGGCCAGGCCCAGGTCGTGGCCCTGGTCCTGTGGGAAAGCCTGCTTTTGGTGGGGGCGGGGACGCTTTTGGGCCTCCTCCTGGGCAGCCTGGCTCACCTCCGCCTGGCCCAGGGGTACAGCCTCCCCTTCGGCCTGGCGGAGCAGTACATGGAGTTCGGCCTACCCCAGGTCCTCTACGGCCGCCTCGCCCCCTGGGACCTGGCCATCGTCCTGGGGTACGCGGTGGGGGTCTCGGTCCTGGCCGCCCTCTGGCCCGCCTACCTGGCGGGGCGGCTCGAGCCCGTGAGGGCCATGCGCTACGTTCCTTAG
- a CDS encoding ABC transporter ATP-binding protein, with the protein MSLVRAVNLEKVYRGDEVETWALKGVSLEVEKGEFTALVGPSGSGKSTLLHLLAGLDLPTRGEVYLEGTRVDTLDRKARARLRLHRVGLVFQAYNLLPVLTALENAAFILELRGVAKKVREEKALKALEVMGLKDKAHRFPAQLSGGEQQRVAVARALAAEPLVVFADEPTANLDSKTGLALIEHMKRLNASLGMTFLFSTHDPRLLEHVRRVVRLEDGQVVGDERR; encoded by the coding sequence ATGAGCTTGGTGCGCGCGGTCAACCTGGAAAAGGTGTACCGGGGCGACGAGGTGGAGACCTGGGCCCTCAAGGGGGTGAGCCTCGAGGTGGAGAAGGGGGAGTTCACCGCCCTGGTGGGGCCCTCCGGCTCGGGGAAGAGCACCCTCCTCCACCTCCTGGCGGGGCTGGACCTGCCCACGCGGGGGGAGGTCTACTTGGAGGGAACACGGGTGGACACCCTGGACCGGAAGGCCCGGGCCCGGCTCCGCCTCCACCGGGTAGGCCTGGTCTTCCAGGCCTACAACCTCCTCCCCGTCCTCACCGCCTTGGAGAACGCCGCCTTCATCCTTGAACTCCGGGGGGTGGCCAAGAAGGTGCGGGAGGAGAAGGCCCTGAAGGCCCTGGAGGTTATGGGGCTCAAGGACAAGGCCCACCGCTTCCCCGCCCAGCTCTCCGGCGGAGAGCAGCAGCGGGTGGCCGTGGCCCGAGCCTTGGCCGCCGAGCCCCTGGTGGTCTTCGCGGACGAGCCCACCGCCAACCTGGACTCCAAGACCGGCCTGGCCCTGATTGAGCACATGAAGCGCCTGAACGCCTCCTTGGGGATGACCTTCCTCTTCTCCACCCACGACCCCCGGCTCCTGGAGCACGTGCGCCGGGTCGTCCGCCTGGAGGACGGCCAAGTGGTGGGGGACGAGCGGCGGTGA
- a CDS encoding YwiC-like family protein, translated as MRTAPVPLKTVALPTEHGGWGFTLEPLLLGLLLAPSPLGLGLFLLGLFGFLARHPLKLTYQDLRKGRRYPRTRLALQVAALYGALAASGLLLAFLTARGPFWLPLLLALPLGAYMLYADAQNQSRALFPELAAALTMASLAPAMVLGAGREAQVALGAFLALALRDVASLYYARTQVLRARGETPRRYPALLALWGSLAGASGLWALGLLPGPVPAALALLALYGSLSLFRPPVRANAVGWTQMGFGLLVVLATALGYTLWGEATAFLHLPSFHRGLGYGLVGLGFALGAYLLLYSPGRWVRVLLGLYDLNALAGLLYLALGGRAWLHPALAVLAVVLFHLALRQKPPWRGLLFWLGAGLLLVH; from the coding sequence ATGCGAACCGCGCCCGTACCCTTAAAGACCGTGGCCCTGCCCACCGAGCACGGGGGCTGGGGCTTTACCCTGGAGCCTTTGCTCCTGGGCCTGCTTCTGGCCCCGAGCCCTCTGGGACTCGGGCTTTTCCTCCTGGGGCTCTTTGGCTTTCTCGCCCGGCACCCCCTAAAACTCACCTACCAGGACCTGAGGAAGGGCCGCCGCTACCCCAGGACCCGGCTGGCCCTCCAGGTGGCGGCCCTCTACGGCGCCCTGGCCGCCTCGGGCCTTCTCCTGGCTTTTCTCACCGCGCGGGGGCCTTTCTGGCTCCCCCTTCTTTTGGCCCTGCCCCTCGGGGCCTACATGCTCTACGCGGACGCGCAGAACCAGAGCCGGGCCCTCTTCCCCGAGCTCGCCGCCGCCCTGACCATGGCCAGCCTGGCCCCGGCCATGGTCCTGGGAGCGGGCCGCGAGGCGCAGGTGGCCCTGGGAGCCTTCCTGGCCCTGGCCCTGCGGGACGTGGCCAGCCTCTACTACGCCCGCACCCAGGTCCTGCGGGCCCGGGGGGAAACCCCCCGGCGGTACCCGGCCCTCCTGGCCCTGTGGGGAAGCCTGGCCGGGGCTTCGGGGCTCTGGGCCCTGGGCCTCCTGCCCGGGCCGGTCCCGGCGGCTTTGGCCCTCCTCGCCCTCTACGGGAGCCTCAGCCTCTTCCGCCCCCCGGTGCGGGCGAATGCGGTGGGCTGGACCCAGATGGGGTTCGGGCTCTTGGTGGTCCTGGCCACCGCCCTGGGGTACACCCTTTGGGGAGAGGCCACGGCCTTCCTCCACCTCCCCTCCTTCCACCGGGGTTTGGGGTACGGCCTGGTGGGGCTGGGGTTCGCCCTGGGGGCCTACCTCCTCCTCTACTCTCCCGGCCGTTGGGTGCGGGTCCTGCTAGGGCTTTACGATCTGAACGCCCTGGCCGGCCTCTTGTACCTGGCCCTGGGGGGGCGGGCCTGGCTCCACCCCGCGCTGGCGGTCCTGGCGGTGGTCCTCTTCCACCTGGCCCTGCGGCAGAAACCGCCTTGGCGGGGGCTTCTGTTCTGGCTGGGGGCGGGGCTGCTTCTGGTGCATTAA
- a CDS encoding FeoA family protein produces the protein MNVERRGQDYLAALRPGERARVVRPPSSRRLLALGLRPGARVEVVLAAPLGDPLEVRVGEALLLLRRKEAASVLVERE, from the coding sequence ATGAATGTTGAGCGGAGAGGTCAGGATTATCTCGCGGCCCTGAGGCCTGGGGAGAGGGCGCGGGTGGTGCGGCCGCCCTCCAGCCGCCGCCTCCTGGCCCTGGGCCTCCGCCCCGGGGCCAGGGTGGAGGTGGTCCTCGCCGCCCCCCTAGGGGACCCGCTGGAGGTGCGGGTGGGGGAGGCCCTCCTGCTCCTGCGTCGCAAGGAGGCGGCCTCGGTCCTGGTGGAGAGGGAGTGA
- the feoB gene encoding ferrous iron transport protein B, which produces MACPRCQTPTLARPQEGRVAFVGNPNTGKTSLLNALAKTALEVGNWAGTTLERVSANLRHGERTLELVDLPGAYSLFPTSPEEALTQHELLHHPPEWVVNVVDAGNLERNLFLTLELAELGLPMLLVLNLMDEAEAKGVEVDPQALEEALGVPVLATVAVRGRGVEEVLHRPPCRSSYRVAYPAPIEEALERVLQGEGNRWLGLALLAGEEVEGAPEELRRRAKAERERLLGEGLDPFLLILEARHQAARVLAERATRRKALKTSLSERVDRLVLHPLLGPVFFLLSLLLVFRFTFVLSAPWVDLIGRAQEVLGGWAMALPLPFLLRSFLAEGVVAGVGTVLAFTPVLFLLYLALAFLETSGFLARSAFLTDRLMQAANLPGKAFIPMVLGFGCNVPAVYATRALSHPLDRLRVALAIPFMSCGARLPVYVLLAGVFFPREAPWVVLGLYLLGVGVGLLTAIGLGLLLKAPASEGAMELPPYRLPPLDLLLRLALLRTRSFVQGAGGIILGVVLAVWALLHLPPGGLSESLYARLSQALTPLFHPLGLTDWRLVGALIPGFVAKEVVVGTLGLSYLGQGGLEPLGLWEGVLQLYAGLKAALLGTAQGVLALLALPSFGFAPEPSPLQAALAQSLTPKAALAYMVFVLLYTPCAATLAALKEVVGGRWAGLSVAYQLLLAYGLAFLAVRVW; this is translated from the coding sequence ATGGCCTGCCCCCGCTGCCAGACCCCCACCCTGGCCCGGCCCCAGGAGGGCCGGGTCGCCTTCGTGGGCAACCCCAACACCGGCAAGACCTCCCTCCTGAACGCCCTGGCCAAGACGGCCCTGGAGGTGGGGAACTGGGCGGGGACCACCCTGGAGAGGGTCTCGGCCAACCTGCGCCACGGGGAGCGCACCCTGGAGCTGGTGGACCTCCCCGGGGCCTACAGCCTCTTCCCCACCTCCCCCGAGGAGGCCCTGACCCAGCACGAGCTCCTCCACCACCCGCCCGAGTGGGTGGTGAACGTGGTGGACGCGGGGAACCTGGAGCGGAACCTCTTCCTCACCCTCGAGCTCGCGGAGCTGGGCCTGCCCATGCTCCTGGTCCTGAACCTGATGGACGAGGCCGAGGCCAAGGGGGTGGAGGTGGACCCCCAGGCGCTGGAGGAGGCCTTGGGGGTGCCGGTCCTGGCCACGGTGGCGGTGCGGGGCCGGGGGGTGGAGGAGGTCCTGCACCGCCCGCCCTGCCGCTCCTCCTACCGGGTGGCCTACCCCGCCCCCATAGAGGAGGCCCTGGAGCGGGTCCTCCAGGGGGAGGGAAACCGGTGGCTGGGGCTCGCCCTCCTGGCAGGGGAGGAGGTGGAAGGGGCGCCAGAGGAGCTCAGGCGGCGGGCCAAGGCGGAGCGGGAGCGGCTTCTTGGGGAGGGGCTGGACCCCTTTTTGCTCATCCTCGAGGCCCGGCACCAGGCGGCCCGGGTCCTGGCGGAACGGGCCACCCGGCGGAAGGCGCTCAAGACCTCGCTGAGCGAGCGGGTGGACCGGCTCGTCCTCCACCCCCTGCTGGGGCCCGTCTTCTTCCTCCTCTCCCTCCTTTTGGTCTTCCGGTTCACCTTCGTCCTCTCCGCCCCCTGGGTGGACCTGATCGGCCGGGCGCAGGAGGTCCTGGGGGGGTGGGCGATGGCCCTGCCCCTCCCCTTTCTCCTCCGCTCCTTCCTGGCCGAGGGGGTGGTGGCGGGGGTGGGGACGGTCCTCGCCTTTACACCGGTCCTCTTCCTCCTCTACCTGGCCCTGGCCTTCCTGGAGACCTCGGGCTTTTTGGCCCGGAGCGCCTTCCTGACCGACCGGCTGATGCAAGCGGCCAACCTCCCGGGCAAGGCCTTCATCCCCATGGTGCTGGGCTTCGGGTGCAACGTCCCCGCGGTCTACGCCACCCGGGCCCTCTCCCACCCCCTGGACCGGCTGCGGGTGGCCCTGGCCATCCCCTTCATGTCCTGCGGGGCCCGGCTCCCCGTCTACGTCCTCCTGGCGGGCGTCTTCTTCCCCCGGGAAGCCCCTTGGGTGGTCCTGGGCCTGTACCTCCTGGGGGTGGGGGTGGGCCTCCTCACCGCCATCGGCCTGGGCCTCCTCCTCAAGGCCCCGGCCTCGGAGGGGGCGATGGAGCTTCCCCCTTACCGGCTTCCCCCGCTGGACCTCCTGCTGCGCCTGGCCCTCCTGCGCACCCGGAGCTTCGTCCAGGGGGCCGGGGGGATCATCCTGGGGGTGGTGCTGGCGGTCTGGGCCCTTCTCCACCTGCCCCCGGGCGGGCTTTCGGAGAGCCTCTACGCCCGGCTGAGCCAGGCCCTCACCCCCCTCTTCCACCCCCTGGGCCTCACCGACTGGCGGCTGGTGGGGGCCCTGATCCCGGGCTTCGTGGCCAAGGAGGTGGTGGTGGGCACCCTGGGCCTCAGCTACCTGGGCCAGGGGGGGCTCGAGCCCCTGGGGCTTTGGGAGGGGGTCCTTCAGCTCTACGCCGGGCTGAAGGCCGCCCTTCTCGGCACGGCCCAGGGGGTCCTGGCCCTCCTCGCCCTGCCCAGCTTCGGCTTCGCCCCCGAACCCTCCCCCCTGCAGGCGGCCCTGGCGCAAAGCCTCACCCCCAAGGCCGCCCTGGCCTACATGGTCTTCGTCCTCCTCTACACCCCGTGCGCGGCCACCCTCGCCGCCCTCAAGGAGGTGGTGGGGGGCCGGTGGGCGGGGCTCAGCGTGGCCTACCAGCTCCTCCTGGCCTACGGCCTGGCCTTTTTGGCGGTGCGGGTATGGTAG
- a CDS encoding thiolase family protein: MPEAWIIDAVRTPIGRHGGVLSSVRPDDLLAHALASLMERTGVPKEAVEDVYAGCANQAGEDNRNVARMALLLAGFPVEVAGCTVNRLCGSGLEAVAQAARAIWAGEGQVYIGGGVESMSRAPYAVPKPERGFPTGNLVMYDTTLGWRFVNPRMQALYGTESMGETAENLAEMYRIGREAQDRFALLSHQKAVRAWDEGRFQKEVVPVPVRRGKEEGWVEVDEGPRRDTSLEKLAQLRPVFREGGTVTAGNSSPLNDGAAAVLLVSDAYAKAHGLRPLARVRSVAVAGVLPRIMGIGPVPATKKALERAGLSLGEIGLIELNEAFAAQALAVLREWGLEMEDPRLNPNGGAIALGHPLGASGARILATLVHEMQRRKVQFGLATMCIGVGQGIALVVEAL; this comes from the coding sequence ATGCCGGAGGCCTGGATCATAGACGCGGTCAGAACGCCCATCGGACGGCACGGGGGGGTGCTCTCCTCCGTGCGGCCGGACGACCTTTTGGCCCACGCCCTGGCTAGCCTGATGGAGCGGACGGGCGTCCCCAAGGAGGCGGTGGAGGACGTCTACGCGGGCTGCGCCAACCAGGCGGGAGAGGACAACCGCAACGTGGCCCGCATGGCCCTCCTCCTCGCCGGCTTCCCCGTGGAGGTGGCGGGCTGCACGGTGAACCGGCTCTGCGGAAGCGGCCTCGAGGCCGTGGCCCAGGCCGCCCGGGCCATCTGGGCCGGGGAGGGCCAGGTCTACATCGGAGGCGGCGTGGAGTCCATGTCCCGCGCCCCCTACGCCGTCCCCAAGCCCGAGCGGGGCTTCCCCACCGGGAACCTGGTCATGTACGACACCACCTTAGGCTGGCGGTTCGTCAACCCCCGGATGCAGGCCCTCTACGGCACGGAGAGCATGGGGGAGACGGCGGAGAACCTGGCCGAGATGTACCGGATCGGGCGGGAGGCCCAGGACCGCTTCGCCCTCCTCTCCCACCAGAAGGCGGTCCGGGCCTGGGACGAGGGCCGCTTCCAAAAGGAGGTGGTCCCCGTCCCCGTGCGGCGGGGGAAGGAGGAGGGGTGGGTGGAGGTGGACGAGGGGCCCCGGCGGGACACCTCTTTGGAGAAGCTGGCCCAGCTTAGGCCCGTCTTCCGGGAAGGGGGGACGGTGACCGCCGGGAACTCCAGCCCCTTAAACGACGGGGCGGCGGCGGTCCTCCTGGTCTCGGACGCCTACGCCAAGGCCCACGGCCTGAGGCCCCTGGCCCGCGTGCGAAGCGTGGCCGTGGCCGGGGTGCTCCCCCGGATCATGGGGATCGGGCCGGTGCCCGCCACTAAGAAGGCGCTGGAGCGGGCGGGGCTGAGCCTAGGGGAGATCGGGCTCATTGAGCTCAACGAGGCCTTCGCCGCCCAAGCCCTGGCGGTCTTAAGGGAGTGGGGCCTGGAGATGGAGGACCCCCGCCTGAACCCGAACGGCGGGGCCATCGCCCTGGGCCACCCCTTGGGGGCCTCGGGGGCCAGGATCCTCGCCACCCTGGTCCACGAGATGCAAAGGCGAAAGGTCCAGTTCGGCCTGGCCACCATGTGCATCGGGGTGGGCCAGGGGATCGCCCTGGTGGTGGAGGCGCTCTGA